The following are encoded in a window of Schistocerca cancellata isolate TAMUIC-IGC-003103 unplaced genomic scaffold, iqSchCanc2.1 HiC_scaffold_1150, whole genome shotgun sequence genomic DNA:
- the LOC126159953 gene encoding protein roadkill-like: protein MEVVKDITETAAVDLGDLLDAGDDAVVILEAGDTRLLAHRAVLADRSPVFAAMFAHDTLEASSGAVSIPDVGGPVLRQLVSYLYTLRAPQRPGAAPQLLAAADKYGVSRLKAECERQVAAQLTVETAAAAAVLAVRHSCSDLRRAAIEFIKTCPFEVMATQGWADAMRKQPEDLIEVSRLLYDPPPKRRSLSAEERARRLLQAAEGGAVGQLRALIAAGADLEARGGQWGWTALHWAASNDHAEVAAALLAAGADRGAKTADRGQTALDIARQYNERRLVEMLS from the exons ATGGAAGTGGTTAAGGACATCACGGAGACGGCGGCCGTGGACCTGGGGGACCTGCTGGACGCTGGGGACGACGCCGTGGTGATACTCGAGGCGGGCGACACGCGGCTGTTGGCGCACAGGGCCGTCCTGGCGGACAGGAGCCCTGTGTTCGCCGCCATGTTCGCCCACGACACCCTCGAGGCCAGCAGCGGCGCGGTGAGCATCCCGGACGTGGGGGGCCCAGTGCTCAGGCAGCTGGTCTCCTACCTGTACACCCTGCGGGCCCCCCAGCGGCCCGGCGCGGCCCCCCAGCTGCTGGCCGCAGCGGATAAATACGGGGTGTCGCGGCTGAAGGCAGAGTGCGAGCGGCAGGTGGCCGCTCAGCTGACTGTGGAGACTGCGGCAGCAGCAGCCGTCCTCGCAGTCCGCCACTCCTGCAGTGACCTCAGGCGAGCTGCCATCGAATTTATTAAGACCTGTCCCTTCGAGGTGATGGCCACTCAGGGGTGGGCAGATGCGATGCGGAAGCAGCCGGAAGACTTGATCGAAGTGAGCCGGTTGCTGTACGACCCACCACCAAAACGCAG gagcctctctGCAGAGGAGAGGGCCAGGAGGCTGCTCCAGGCGGCTGAGGGGGGGGCAGTGGGGCAGCTGAGGGCGCTGATCGCCGCAGGGGCCGACCTGGAGGCGAGGGGCGGGCAGTGGGGGTggaccgccctgcactgggcagcGT CCAATGACCACGCAGAAGTGGCGGCTGCGCTGCTCGCCGCGGGTGCCGACAGGGGGGCCAAAACTGCTGATCGTGGGCAGACAGCGCTGGACATCGCCAGGCAGTACAACGAGAggcggctggtggagatgctgtcatGA